A genomic window from Cucumis melo cultivar AY chromosome 8, USDA_Cmelo_AY_1.0, whole genome shotgun sequence includes:
- the LOC103501501 gene encoding uncharacterized protein LOC103501501, with protein MTVLKRYVLRLFISLKYITANVVDRNNGRVVATASTVEHSIKNSLECGRSCNAKAAAIVGEVLAMRLKVDGLEQGQGRGIHADINKEIEKKGFRNRTKIWAIVNSLKNNGVKLILNNNVDDDAAQSNYQ; from the coding sequence ATGACAGTATTAAAGCGCTATGTGTTGCGATTATTCATATCTTTGAAGTACATAACAGCGAATGTGGTAGATAGAAATAATGGACGAGTTGTCGCAACTGCATCCACGGTGGAACACTCCATCAAAAACTCACTTGAATGTGGTCGGTCTTGTAACGCGAAGGCAGCAGCAATTGTTGGAGAGGTGTTGGCTATGCGACTCAAAGTTGACGGTCTCGAACAGGGGCAAGGAAGAGGGATTCACGCGGACATAAACAAAGAAATTGAGAAGAAAGGCTTCAGAAACCGCACAAAAATCTGGGCTATAGTGAATTCACTAAAGAATAACGGAGTTAAACTCATTCTCAACAACAATGTCGACGACGATGCAGCTCAATCGAACTACCAATAA